In Streptomyces sp. NBC_00704, a genomic segment contains:
- a CDS encoding DHA2 family efflux MFS transporter permease subunit: protein MTTPAVPTAPRIPEAVHRRRWAILGVLMLSLLIVVLDNSILNVAIKTISTPAPTGLGATQSELEWAINAYTLVFAGLLFSAGLLGDRIGRKKVLLGGLAVFGMGSALAAESGSPAQLIAFRALMALGAAFVMPATLAVLMNVFDREEQPKAIGMWAGGVGLAIAIGPITGGLLLDHFWWGSVFLINVPIVLLAIGLMLWLVPESRDPKPGRVDLVGVVLSVIGLVLLVYGIIKGGELADFTDAKVLATIGAGLVVLAAFVVFEKRSDHPSVDMDYFKNKVFSAAISVIALVFFALMGVTFFSVFYTQSVRGYSPLQTGLLLLPLAAAQLIFAPRARLVVDRIGIRATTTTAMLVLAATLVAFATLDADTPIWLLEVVFFFMGAGMAHIMTPTSVVIMQALPREKAGSASALSNTFRQVGGALGIAVLGSVLSTSYRNGIEGHLGTLPPGLRDTAGESIEATLGVAAKLGDQGRSLVVPAHDAFLHAMHITALCGAGVAVVGAIVVALFLPGRPKPVQEAANEEELARAKP from the coding sequence ATGACTACTCCTGCCGTCCCCACCGCTCCGCGGATACCGGAAGCGGTGCACCGGCGTCGTTGGGCGATCCTCGGCGTCCTGATGCTGAGTCTGCTGATCGTGGTGCTCGACAACTCGATCCTGAACGTCGCGATCAAGACGATCTCCACGCCCGCCCCGACGGGACTCGGGGCCACCCAGAGCGAGCTGGAGTGGGCGATCAACGCCTACACGCTCGTCTTCGCGGGACTGCTGTTCTCCGCCGGCCTCCTCGGCGACCGCATCGGCCGCAAGAAGGTCCTGCTCGGGGGACTGGCGGTGTTCGGCATGGGCTCGGCGCTCGCCGCCGAGTCCGGCTCGCCCGCCCAGCTCATCGCCTTCCGCGCGCTGATGGCGCTCGGCGCGGCCTTCGTGATGCCCGCCACGCTCGCCGTCCTGATGAACGTCTTCGACCGGGAGGAGCAGCCCAAGGCGATCGGCATGTGGGCCGGCGGCGTCGGCCTCGCCATCGCCATAGGCCCCATCACCGGCGGCCTGCTGCTCGACCACTTCTGGTGGGGCTCGGTCTTCCTCATCAACGTGCCGATCGTGCTGCTCGCGATCGGGCTGATGCTGTGGCTGGTGCCCGAGTCCCGCGACCCGAAGCCGGGCCGGGTCGACCTCGTCGGCGTCGTCCTGTCGGTGATCGGCCTCGTCCTGCTCGTGTACGGCATCATCAAGGGCGGTGAACTGGCCGACTTCACCGACGCGAAGGTGCTGGCGACCATAGGGGCCGGCCTCGTCGTCCTGGCCGCGTTCGTGGTGTTCGAGAAGCGCAGCGACCACCCGTCCGTCGACATGGACTACTTCAAGAACAAGGTGTTCTCCGCCGCCATCTCCGTCATCGCGCTGGTCTTCTTCGCGCTGATGGGCGTCACCTTCTTCTCGGTCTTCTACACCCAGAGCGTGCGCGGCTACTCGCCGCTCCAGACCGGTCTGCTGCTGCTGCCGCTGGCGGCCGCCCAGCTGATCTTCGCGCCGCGCGCCCGGCTGGTCGTCGACCGCATAGGGATCCGGGCGACGACCACGACCGCGATGCTCGTGCTCGCCGCGACGCTCGTCGCGTTCGCCACCCTGGACGCCGACACCCCGATCTGGCTCCTGGAGGTCGTCTTCTTCTTCATGGGTGCGGGAATGGCCCACATCATGACCCCGACCAGCGTCGTCATCATGCAGGCGCTGCCCCGCGAGAAGGCGGGCTCCGCCTCCGCGCTGAGCAACACCTTCCGCCAGGTCGGCGGCGCGCTCGGCATCGCCGTCCTCGGCTCCGTGCTGTCGACGTCGTACCGCAACGGCATCGAGGGCCACCTCGGCACGCTGCCGCCGGGCCTGCGCGACACGGCGGGCGAGTCGATCGAGGCCACCCTCGGGGTCGCCGCCAAGCTCGGCGACCAGGGCCGGTCGCTGGTCGTGCCCGCTCATGACGCGTTCCTGCACGCCATGCACATCACCGCCCTGTGCGGGGCGGGCGTGGCCGTGGTGGGCGCGATCGTGGTGGCCCTCTTCCTGCCGGGTCGTCCGAAGCCCGTGCAGGAGGCCGCGAACGAGGAGGAGTTGGCGCGGGCGAAGCCGTGA
- a CDS encoding endonuclease/exonuclease/phosphatase family protein, with product MAQQAYMTETDDNGGSGHEPRGARLRRLIGRFVGRLSTGWRGDPRIWRRGLVLTGVATALALVMLLHSRIPNRFGNLGSLTETFLPWIGVLVPVLLVLALVRRSAIALIAVVLPAVVWANLFGGLLVDRTGAGGDLTVATHNVNADNPDPAGTARDVAASGADVVALEELTGTAAPVYAKALAATYPYHSVQGTVGLWSRYALSAVKPVDIKLGWTRAMRATVATPQGEVAVYVAHLPSVRVKLRAGFTARQRDTSADALGEAIADEKLTRVILLGDLNGTMNDRSLNAVTSQMRSTQGAAGSGFGFSWPASFPMARIDQIMVKGVDPVTSWTLPQTASDHLPVAARVKVTTP from the coding sequence ATGGCGCAGCAGGCGTACATGACGGAGACGGACGACAACGGCGGCTCGGGACACGAGCCTCGGGGAGCCCGGCTCCGGCGCCTGATCGGACGCTTCGTCGGCCGGCTGTCGACGGGCTGGCGCGGTGATCCGCGCATCTGGCGGCGCGGTCTGGTCCTCACCGGCGTCGCCACGGCGCTCGCCCTGGTGATGCTGCTGCACTCGCGCATCCCGAACCGCTTCGGCAACCTCGGCAGCCTGACGGAGACGTTCCTGCCCTGGATCGGCGTCCTCGTCCCGGTGCTGCTGGTGCTGGCGCTGGTGCGCAGGTCGGCGATCGCGCTGATCGCCGTCGTCCTCCCGGCCGTGGTCTGGGCGAACCTCTTCGGCGGACTCCTCGTGGACCGGACCGGCGCGGGCGGGGACCTGACCGTCGCCACCCACAACGTCAACGCGGACAACCCCGATCCGGCCGGCACCGCCCGTGACGTCGCCGCGTCGGGCGCGGACGTGGTGGCGCTGGAGGAACTGACCGGCACGGCGGCGCCGGTGTACGCGAAGGCGCTGGCGGCGACGTACCCGTACCACTCGGTGCAGGGCACGGTTGGGCTGTGGAGCAGGTACGCGCTGAGCGCCGTGAAGCCCGTGGACATCAAGCTGGGCTGGACGCGCGCCATGCGGGCGACCGTGGCGACACCGCAGGGCGAGGTCGCCGTCTATGTCGCCCATCTGCCCTCGGTGCGGGTGAAGCTGCGGGCCGGTTTCACGGCCCGCCAGCGCGACACGAGCGCGGACGCGCTGGGCGAGGCGATCGCCGACGAGAAGCTGACCCGGGTGATCCTGCTGGGCGACCTCAACGGCACCATGAACGACCGTTCGCTCAACGCCGTGACCTCGCAGATGCGCTCCACGCAGGGCGCGGCGGGCAGCGGCTTCGGGTTCAGCTGGCCGGCGTCGTTCCCGATGGCCCGCATCGACCAGATCATGGTCAAGGGTGTGGATCCGGTCACCTCCTGGACCCTGCCGCAGACGGCGAGCGACCATCTGCCGGTGGCGGCGCGTGTGAAGGTCACCACACCGTAA
- a CDS encoding MFS transporter, producing MPLALLALAVGAFGIGTTEFVMMGLLPEVADDLHISIPAAGHLVSAYALGVVIGAPLLAAATARMSRRTVLISLMALFVTGNALSALAPDDGWLLAARFLSGLPHGAFFGVGAVVATNLVAPERKARSVSLMFLGLTVANVAGVPVATLVGQHLGWRATFLGVSVIGLVAIAALALLIPRDDAQAPAVGLRRELAALRSLPVWLALGTTVAGFGALFSAYSYITPMLTDSAGFADSSVTLLLALFGVGATAGNLLGGRLADRAMRPTLFAGLTSLALVLALFPLLMTTAWGGALAVLLLGVAAFVTGSPLNLMVMEKAADGPSLASSANQAAFNLANAGGAWLGGLALTAGLGVTSPALAGAALAALGLAVAATAYAVDARRTHRPTTRDRVIATHHPHPTPAEAHH from the coding sequence ATGCCCCTGGCCCTGCTCGCCCTGGCCGTGGGTGCCTTCGGCATCGGCACCACCGAGTTCGTGATGATGGGCCTGCTGCCCGAGGTCGCGGACGACCTGCACATCTCGATCCCGGCGGCCGGGCACCTCGTCTCCGCGTACGCGCTCGGCGTCGTCATCGGCGCGCCGCTGCTGGCCGCCGCGACGGCGCGGATGTCCCGCCGCACGGTCCTGATCTCCCTGATGGCCCTCTTCGTCACCGGCAACGCGCTCTCGGCGCTCGCCCCGGACGACGGCTGGCTGCTGGCCGCCCGCTTCCTCAGCGGTCTGCCGCACGGCGCCTTCTTCGGCGTGGGCGCGGTGGTGGCCACCAACCTGGTCGCGCCGGAACGCAAGGCCCGCTCGGTGTCGCTGATGTTCCTCGGCCTGACCGTCGCCAACGTCGCGGGCGTTCCCGTCGCCACCCTCGTCGGCCAGCACCTCGGCTGGCGCGCGACCTTCCTCGGCGTCAGCGTGATCGGCCTCGTCGCCATCGCCGCCCTGGCCCTGCTCATCCCGCGCGACGACGCCCAGGCGCCCGCCGTCGGCCTGCGCCGCGAACTGGCCGCCCTGCGCTCGCTGCCGGTGTGGCTGGCGCTCGGCACCACCGTGGCCGGCTTCGGCGCCCTCTTCTCCGCCTACAGCTACATCACGCCGATGCTGACGGACTCCGCCGGCTTCGCCGACTCCAGCGTGACGCTGCTGCTGGCGCTGTTCGGCGTCGGCGCCACCGCCGGCAACCTGCTGGGCGGCCGCCTCGCCGACCGCGCGATGCGCCCCACCCTGTTCGCCGGTCTCACCTCGCTGGCCCTGGTCCTGGCCCTCTTCCCGCTGCTGATGACGACGGCGTGGGGCGGCGCGCTGGCCGTGCTCCTGCTCGGCGTCGCGGCGTTCGTCACGGGCTCGCCGCTGAACCTGATGGTGATGGAGAAGGCCGCCGACGGCCCCTCCCTCGCCTCCTCCGCCAATCAGGCGGCCTTCAACCTGGCCAACGCCGGCGGCGCCTGGCTCGGCGGCCTGGCCCTCACGGCCGGCCTCGGCGTCACCTCACCCGCACTGGCGGGCGCGGCCCTGGCCGCCCTCGGCCTGGCGGTGGCCGCCACCGCCTACGCGGTCGACGCCCGCCGCACCCACCGCCCCACCACCCGCGACCGAGTCATCGCCACCCACCACCCCCACCCAACCCCAGCAGAAGCCCACCACTGA
- a CDS encoding S53 family peptidase produces MRSNRATLRAGASMAATLPMIAGALALGIPAAHAADGPARDTLSGTRPAWATAKADKGATADSAQVSARVYLAGRDAAGLAQYAKSVSDPHSAAFGKYLSAEQAQARFGATEAQVAAVRSWLTAAGLKVTGTSRHYVSVSGDVAAAEKAFGTQLHNFAKGAKTYRAPAKSATAPASLDGAVLTVTGLDNAPHKAASKEQLPPPDAVFKNAGPFSSYYGSKTASSLPSAYGKKIPYAVQGYTGKQLRSAYGAGKFTGKGVRVAITDAYASPTIAFDAATYAKAHGDASWKTGQLRQVLPANYTKTEECGAAGWYGEETLDVEAVHAVAPAANVTYVGAASCYDDDLLDSLSKVVDNHLADIVSNSWGDIEANQTPDLAAAYDQVFQFGAVEGIGFYFSSGDNGDEVANTGTKQVDTPANSAWVTAVGGTSLAVGKNDKYLWETGWGTEKASLSADGKSWTGFPGAFTSGAGGGTSKTVAQPYYQKGVVPKALATANGAAGNRVVPDIAAIADPNTGFRVGQTQTFPDGSQQYSEYRIGGTSLAAPVIAAVQALAQEARGGKAIGFANPSIYSKFGSRVYHDVTDNPTGSGLAVVRVDFANSVDATGGLLTSVRSLGKDSSLSAVKGYDDVTGVGTPTKGYVESYKK; encoded by the coding sequence ATGAGATCCAATCGCGCCACGCTGCGCGCCGGAGCGAGCATGGCGGCGACACTGCCCATGATCGCCGGCGCGCTGGCGCTCGGCATACCCGCGGCCCACGCCGCGGACGGCCCGGCCCGTGACACGCTGTCCGGGACCAGGCCCGCGTGGGCCACCGCCAAGGCGGACAAGGGCGCGACGGCGGACAGCGCGCAGGTCTCCGCCCGTGTCTACCTCGCGGGACGCGACGCGGCCGGCCTCGCGCAGTACGCGAAGTCGGTCTCCGACCCGCACTCCGCCGCCTTCGGCAAGTACCTCTCCGCCGAGCAGGCGCAGGCCCGCTTCGGAGCGACCGAGGCCCAGGTGGCCGCGGTCAGGTCGTGGCTGACGGCGGCCGGTCTGAAGGTGACCGGCACCAGCCGGCACTACGTCTCCGTCAGCGGTGACGTCGCCGCCGCCGAGAAGGCATTCGGCACCCAGCTGCACAACTTCGCCAAGGGCGCCAAGACCTACCGGGCGCCGGCGAAGAGCGCGACGGCTCCCGCGAGCCTGGACGGCGCCGTCCTGACCGTGACCGGTCTGGACAACGCGCCGCACAAGGCCGCCTCCAAGGAGCAGCTGCCGCCGCCGGACGCGGTGTTCAAGAACGCCGGGCCGTTCTCCTCGTACTACGGCTCCAAGACCGCGAGCAGCCTCCCGTCGGCGTACGGCAAGAAGATCCCGTACGCCGTGCAGGGCTACACCGGCAAGCAGCTGCGGTCCGCCTACGGCGCCGGGAAGTTCACCGGCAAGGGCGTGCGGGTCGCCATCACCGACGCCTACGCCTCGCCGACCATCGCCTTCGACGCGGCGACGTACGCGAAGGCGCACGGCGACGCGTCCTGGAAGACCGGGCAGCTGCGCCAGGTCCTGCCGGCGAACTACACGAAGACCGAGGAGTGCGGGGCGGCCGGCTGGTACGGCGAGGAGACCCTCGACGTCGAGGCCGTGCACGCGGTCGCGCCGGCCGCGAACGTCACGTACGTGGGCGCCGCGTCCTGCTACGACGACGACCTGCTCGACTCGCTCAGCAAGGTCGTCGACAACCACCTGGCCGACATCGTCTCCAACTCGTGGGGCGACATCGAGGCCAACCAGACGCCGGACCTGGCGGCCGCCTACGACCAGGTCTTCCAGTTCGGCGCGGTCGAGGGGATCGGTTTCTACTTCTCCTCCGGCGACAACGGCGACGAGGTCGCCAACACCGGTACGAAGCAGGTCGACACCCCGGCCAACTCGGCGTGGGTGACGGCGGTCGGCGGCACCTCGCTGGCGGTCGGCAAGAACGACAAGTACCTGTGGGAGACCGGCTGGGGCACCGAGAAGGCGTCGCTGTCGGCCGACGGCAAGAGCTGGACGGGCTTCCCGGGCGCGTTCACCTCGGGCGCGGGCGGCGGCACGAGCAAGACGGTCGCCCAGCCGTACTACCAGAAGGGCGTCGTCCCGAAGGCGCTCGCCACGGCCAACGGCGCCGCGGGCAACCGCGTCGTCCCGGACATCGCGGCGATCGCCGACCCGAACACGGGCTTCCGGGTCGGCCAGACCCAGACCTTCCCGGACGGGTCCCAGCAGTACAGCGAGTACCGCATCGGCGGCACCTCGCTGGCGGCTCCGGTCATCGCGGCCGTGCAGGCGCTGGCCCAGGAGGCGCGCGGCGGCAAGGCGATCGGCTTCGCCAACCCGTCGATCTACTCCAAGTTCGGGTCGCGGGTCTACCACGACGTCACGGACAACCCGACCGGCTCCGGTCTCGCGGTCGTGCGCGTCGACTTCGCCAACAGCGTGGACGCGACCGGCGGTCTGCTGACCTCCGTGCGCAGCCTCGGCAAGGACAGCTCGCTGTCCGCGGTGAAGGGCTACGACGACGTCACCGGCGTGGGCACGCCCACGAAGGGCTACGTGGAGTCGTACAAGAAGTAG
- a CDS encoding TetR/AcrR family transcriptional regulator: MDVSPADSTAVEQPVRGRPRSEAVERAIIEGVMKLLEEGVSLGEISIERIARTAGVGKAAIYRRWSGKEELFVDVLRTAEPDDLELPGTSMRDDLIVLLESLRRRGLVNRSSAILHNVQAQMKSSPKIWAAYHNTVIAPRRRLGIEVLRRGQRDGELRGDVDVDLVNDLFVGPMLVRAVLRPDADLPEDLPERIVDTLLAGLRPVSSPAP, from the coding sequence ATGGACGTGAGCCCCGCCGACAGCACAGCCGTGGAGCAGCCGGTCCGGGGCCGGCCCCGGAGCGAGGCCGTGGAACGGGCCATCATCGAGGGCGTGATGAAGCTGCTGGAGGAGGGCGTCTCGCTCGGCGAGATCTCCATCGAGCGCATCGCCCGCACCGCCGGCGTCGGCAAGGCCGCCATCTACCGCCGCTGGAGCGGCAAGGAGGAACTCTTCGTCGACGTCCTGCGCACCGCGGAACCCGACGACCTGGAACTCCCCGGCACCTCCATGCGCGACGACCTGATCGTGCTGCTGGAGTCGCTGCGCCGGCGGGGCCTCGTCAACCGTTCCTCCGCCATCCTGCACAACGTGCAGGCCCAGATGAAGAGCAGCCCGAAGATCTGGGCCGCCTACCACAACACGGTCATAGCACCGCGGCGCAGGCTGGGGATCGAGGTCCTGCGCCGGGGCCAGCGCGACGGCGAACTGCGCGGCGACGTCGACGTCGATCTCGTGAACGACCTGTTCGTCGGGCCGATGCTGGTGCGCGCCGTCCTGCGGCCCGACGCCGACCTGCCGGAGGACCTGCCCGAACGCATCGTCGACACGCTGCTCGCCGGACTACGCCCCGTCAGCTCCCCGGCTCCGTAA
- a CDS encoding NAD(+) synthase — protein MPESNFWSLYQHGFARVAACTGHTVIADPPANAEAVLRHARRCADEGVAVAVFPEMVLCGYSIEDLLLQDALLDEVEAALQEVVAGSAGLLPVLVVGAPLRHRNRVYNCAVIVHRGRVLGVVPKSYPPNYREFYERRQIGDGADERGGSVRVGGESVPFGVDLLFTAQDVPGLVLHAEICEDMWVPVPPSAEAALAGATVLVNLSGSPITVGRAEDRKLLCRSASSRCLAAYVYAAAGLGESTTDLSWDGQAMVYENGVLLAETQRFPLGDEYAIADVDLDLLRQERQRMGTFDDNRRTHLARTGDFRTVDFALGPPSADLGLRRRLERFPFVPADADRLAQDCYEAYNIQVAGLQQRMAAIGGPKVVIGVSGGLDSTHALIVAARAMDRAGRPRSDILAWTLPGFATSDHTKDNAHKLMNSLGVTAAELDITPTARLMLKEMGHPFASGEPVYDVTFENVQAGLRTDYLFRLANQRGGIVLGTGDLSELALGWSTYGVGDQMSHYNVNSGVPKTLMQHLIRWVVSSGQFDEETGRTLSAILDTEISPELVPGEEMQSTESRIGPYALHDFTLFHVLRYGFRPSKIAFLAWHAWHDADAGDWPPGFPDAKRVAYDQAEIRRWLEVFCRRFFAFAQFKRSAMPNGPKVSAGGSLSPRGDWRAPSDSSAAAWLRDLARFDA, from the coding sequence GTGCCTGAATCGAACTTCTGGTCCCTTTATCAGCACGGGTTCGCGCGGGTCGCCGCATGCACGGGTCACACCGTCATCGCCGACCCGCCCGCCAACGCCGAAGCGGTCCTGCGCCACGCGCGCCGGTGCGCCGACGAGGGGGTGGCGGTCGCCGTCTTCCCGGAGATGGTGCTGTGCGGCTACTCCATCGAGGACCTGCTGTTGCAGGACGCGCTGCTCGACGAGGTCGAGGCGGCGCTCCAGGAGGTGGTGGCCGGGTCGGCCGGCCTGCTGCCGGTCCTCGTCGTGGGCGCCCCCCTGCGGCACCGCAACCGGGTCTACAACTGCGCGGTGATCGTGCACCGCGGCCGGGTCCTCGGCGTCGTGCCCAAGTCGTACCCGCCGAACTACCGGGAGTTCTACGAGCGCCGGCAGATCGGCGACGGCGCCGACGAGCGCGGCGGGTCGGTCCGGGTCGGCGGCGAGAGCGTGCCGTTCGGCGTCGACCTGCTGTTCACCGCGCAGGACGTCCCCGGCCTCGTGCTGCACGCCGAGATCTGCGAGGACATGTGGGTGCCGGTGCCGCCCAGCGCGGAGGCCGCCCTCGCCGGCGCGACCGTCCTCGTCAACCTGTCGGGCAGCCCGATCACCGTCGGGCGGGCCGAGGACCGCAAGCTGCTGTGCCGCTCGGCCTCCTCCCGCTGCCTGGCCGCCTACGTGTACGCGGCCGCCGGGCTGGGCGAGTCGACCACCGACCTGTCCTGGGACGGCCAGGCCATGGTCTACGAGAACGGCGTGCTGCTCGCGGAGACGCAACGGTTCCCGCTCGGCGACGAGTACGCGATCGCCGACGTCGACCTCGACCTGCTGCGCCAGGAACGGCAGCGGATGGGCACGTTCGACGACAACCGCCGCACGCACCTCGCGCGCACCGGCGACTTCCGCACGGTCGACTTCGCACTCGGCCCGCCCTCCGCCGACCTCGGGCTGCGCCGCCGTCTGGAGCGCTTCCCGTTCGTGCCGGCCGACGCCGACCGTCTCGCCCAGGACTGCTACGAGGCGTACAACATCCAGGTCGCGGGCCTCCAGCAGCGCATGGCGGCGATCGGCGGGCCCAAGGTCGTCATCGGCGTGTCCGGCGGGCTCGACTCCACGCACGCGCTGATCGTCGCCGCCCGCGCGATGGACCGGGCGGGCCGCCCGCGCAGCGACATCCTGGCCTGGACGCTGCCCGGCTTCGCCACCAGCGACCACACCAAGGACAACGCCCACAAGCTGATGAACTCGCTCGGCGTCACCGCGGCCGAGCTGGACATCACGCCCACCGCGCGGCTGATGCTGAAGGAGATGGGCCATCCGTTCGCCTCCGGCGAGCCGGTGTACGACGTCACCTTCGAGAACGTGCAGGCCGGGCTGCGCACCGACTACCTGTTCCGGCTGGCCAACCAGCGCGGGGGCATCGTGCTGGGCACCGGCGACCTGTCGGAGCTGGCGCTCGGCTGGTCCACGTACGGCGTGGGCGACCAGATGAGCCACTACAACGTCAACTCCGGCGTGCCGAAGACGCTGATGCAGCACCTGATCCGCTGGGTCGTCAGCAGCGGCCAGTTCGACGAGGAGACCGGGCGCACGCTCTCCGCGATCCTCGACACCGAGATCAGCCCGGAGCTCGTGCCGGGCGAGGAGATGCAGTCCACCGAGTCCCGGATCGGCCCCTACGCGCTGCACGACTTCACGCTCTTCCACGTGCTGCGCTACGGCTTCCGTCCCTCGAAGATCGCCTTCCTGGCCTGGCACGCCTGGCACGACGCGGACGCCGGCGACTGGCCTCCCGGCTTCCCCGACGCCAAGCGGGTGGCCTACGACCAGGCCGAGATCAGGCGCTGGCTGGAGGTCTTCTGCCGTCGCTTCTTCGCCTTCGCCCAGTTCAAACGGTCGGCGATGCCCAACGGGCCGAAGGTGTCGGCGGGCGGCTCGCTGTCGCCGCGGGGTGACTGGCGGGCGCCGTCGGACAGTTCGGCGGCGGCTTGGCTGCGGGATCTTGCGCGTTTCGACGCGTAG